A segment of the Polyodon spathula isolate WHYD16114869_AA chromosome 14, ASM1765450v1, whole genome shotgun sequence genome:
TGATCTCCATTCGGCTGTGGGAATATTTACCTTGACCATGATCTCCATTCGGCTGTGGGAATATTTACCTTGACCACGCTCTCCACTCGGCTGTGGGAATATTTACCTTGACCATGATCTCCATTCGGCTGTGGGAATATTTACCTTGACCATGATCTCCATTCGGCTGTGGGAATATTTACCTTGACCATGATCTCCACTCGGCTGTGGGAAAATTTCTCAATCACAGATTCAATCCAGATCAGGGGTTTCACCTGAAATCAGGAGGGATCATTTTCTTTATCTTCTTCATACTGTCAGTGACAGGCAAGACGTTGCACACAGGTAATTGGTTTTGTTCTTAGATATACTTGAGTGATCATTTGTATTTAGGTGTAGTACACGAGGATGTAAAGGCTCTGAATTCAAATAAACCACGAGACCTGCCAagtttactgcatttaaaacaaatcattgcTAGCACACGCCTTTACAGAAACAGATGCTTTTTACTTAGATTCCTTCTGCGGTGGTCTGCACAGTTGCCGTAGTGATTTCGTACACAACAAAAATCATAAGCTGTAGTGCACCGTGACATATCCTACAGTAACAGAGCGATCTGATTGGCTGTAAAGGTTGTGCTGGTGTATAATCTGTAATATAATCTAAAAGCATGGCAGGGGTTAAGTAGGTGCTGGCACTGACCCCGGCCCAGCAGCTCTGTCCTGCACTCACGTGTGTGTTGAGTCGATAGGACATCAGCTCACAGTCTCCATCGGGAGGGATGAAGGAGATGGTGCGGTCATTCTCGAAGCGGGACAGCCGCACACACTGGTGGAACTTCACATCCTCCAGCTCCACAGCCTTACCCTTATCCCCTGTGAGACAAGACCAGAGCGTCTGTGCATTACCCCTCTGCCCCCATAGCATCCGCAGCCACTTCCTCTTGCTCGGTTAAAACGCTCTGTGCATACACGTTCTCCTGCTTCAAAAGAAACACCTTCTCTGTGACATTTTCCACTCGGATTCAAAGCAGCTCCAGGGATTGATGTCAACAGTGTATGTACAGGGATACAGCACCAGGGTAAGAGAATGCCCGGAGGTTTACTGAGCTGGTGATCTTTATTCCTGTCCAGCAGCCCTTTAAAAGCCAGCCCATGCTTGAGTATAGCGTGGTAGTAGCCCTCAAATTTCTGCACCCTGTGTGCCCTGCCCTCCTGGAATGGTCTCCCCTGTCCCTAATATAACACTATACCACAGTAGTAGTATAACAatagtttacaatgtttttttgaaATATGCTTTCCCATGCCTCTCTGGGATTGACAATGCTACCCAATGCTTCACCGTGCTGTGATTCACTGCGATTTATCAGACTTTGCTGTTTCTTTACTATGGTATGGCCCTTCTCTTTTTTTACAGTATAGCAGTCCTGTGAAGGCCCTGGGAGCGCCCCGGTATTGCTGGGTGTGAGACTCACTGCCTGTGTTCTGAAAGAGGAGCTTGTCATTGAGTCCCAGCCGCAGCTCTGGCATTCCTGACAGGACCACCTTCATCTTGACACTGCCCACGATCTCACTGCGCAGCACGCTGCCACTCGCACTCACCTGAGAGGGAGGGAcacagagcatatatatatatatatatatacacacaatggcAGTCCTGAGATCACACTGATAGTAATATAAGCAGTACATGTCACAGTGCCTAAgccacacagtacagtacatgccaGTGTTTACAGGAGTTTGTTGGTGTTTATGGAAGGAGCTCTTGTACTTCTAGGAAGTTCTTCCTCATTTCCTAGGCTGATGAATTCCAGGAAATGGCTTGAAGAGCCTGGGAAATGATTCAGTGCTGCACTCATCGGATTCATTCACCACAAACTACCCTCTGGAGAGGACTTGGAGTCGGTTTAATATCTGTGCCTGTCTCAACCCACGCTCCTGCTGCATTTGCTCTGTGTATTCCTCTTACCAGTAAATTGACAGACTCAATAACATCCATAAACACTTCGTTCTTCCGGTATTTGATCCCCTCCGATCTCCAGGAGACGGCGTTGGTTATGGTTGCCGGGGGCCGGGGGGCGCCCACCTCCAGCTTGTGCCCCCGTTGTGTGATGTACCTGCAGAGGGACAGTGACCTACCATGAGAGCTGTGTGCAGACTGTGGACTGCAAGAAGTGCTAACAAACATGCTTGGAAAGAAGAAGCTATAATGATTTtagtagagtccatgccccaccAATGCCTGAAGGGACCCACACATTCTGGGAAGGTGGTTTGAGTCTGCAGGTTGCAGCCAGTCTCCAAAGCTACGTTTGCTCAGCAAATATGTTAGCCTTACTGTACAGAACGTTGCCTTGCAAGAGCCCACTCCAGAGGTTCTCACAGTGACCAGTGTAATGAGAATCCAGCATGGGGCTCAAACTGTGTCCCAGCTGCTTACAGAAAGTGCTGTGTACACAACAGCACTAGTCTGATAGGGTTtgctttgtaaataaatgtcGCACTGTATTAGCTTCTGTTATATGAGCTGCTCTCAAAATTGCAAGCCATCtcatacctttttaaaaatgggCCAGGGGACTTAATGAATGCTCTTAAGTAAGCTCTGGATAACATCAAAAAACCACTGCAAAGTGTGAACTGCTGCTATTGAAAGAGGATAGATACATTCCCCTCCTGCTCTGTGTGCATGTCTGCTTAGCTGTGTACTCTGAGATGAAGTCTGCATCATttgtgttacaaaactagtaagaaacaactttGGAATTCCTTCAAATTAACCTTTGCAGCTTTGTAGATTTTACTGTTACAAAAAAAGCTACAAATTTCTCACTAGAGTAAGAGTAAGATGGGTGGATAAAGAGAGAGAAATCAACCACTTTCACCCACTGGCAATCATCATGCACTGTCCTCAGAAATTAATTTGCCCTTTGAAGCCCTTTGATGCACGAAGAAAGCCATTGAAACGTAATTGTTCTTAATGTAATTCTGGTATCCCATTCCCAGCCCTGTCCAGGTGACCTAGCTTCAGTAATAATATCAACCCAATcttctgcttttttgttttttgcttcaaAGGTGCTAATGATCCCCTCTGCTGTTAAACGAGCAGCGGCGTGCGCCCGTGCAGAACATGAGAGGAACACAAGCGAATTAGCATCTGAATAACCCTCAGCGCTTCAAAGCACCATCTGCAGCCCCACTCAGGTGCTGCTCGCTTGAATCGCTCTTGAGAACAGGGAGGCTCTCACTAGGGCTCCGCGGTGGAGTGGCAGCACAGGGgtttattaacataaaaaattCATGAGTGCACGCTGTAAAAGAGCCTGGAAATGAAACCAGCtgcctaaaaaaacaacaacattctctactataaaaaagcaaaactagCTGCACAACCTTAAACAACCCCACCAGTCTGCTCATCATTAAGTATTGCTAGTGACTGATGAGTATCCTGTTGGGTCCTGATTCTCcttgcacagtaaaagcatgggaaaTGTATTGTAAACTGTAACATTTGTGTGCAAAACCTCCAAGGTAAGTTTGTGCCTGGGAGACCTGCACTATGTGCTATAGTATATGTAATGAAGCATGTTTCAGACCTGCTCCAGATGTCCTGATACTGGGAGGCACACTTACTCCTGCAGGATCTGGCTGTCTGTTGTTTGAGGAAATCCGAAATCCATCACCTCATCCATGAGCTCGTAAACGGTTACGAAGTTATCCCGGATACTCTCCTCTTCCAGCTCTTTGAAATACTCTTTAAAAACCTAGAAACAGATTTCACAGGCAtcatgaaataaataactgttgaACCGACTAGACTGAGGGTGCTGAGATTAATTCCAACCCAACCTGGAGTCATTCAGAAGTATTGCaaaaggtaataaaataaatatcattcGCACAGGTGCTATACCTTTGTACCTCCTATGAAGACCAGAGGTATTGTAACACTCTGAAATGATACCCCACAGCCTCTTAACAGTTTCTCAGTCAGGCTGTAACCCGGTTTTGACTTGTGTTGGTTGTGAGGTCGAGATTCAAAACCAAGGAACAGAATTGAACAAAATATAATGAAATCCCtacaaaactgttttaatggGAAACCTACTGAATGTATTGCTCTCATGATCAAGACCAGCCACCAAATACAATTACCAGTCTAGGAGAAAGCAAGTCATAATACTGGAGCGAACCTTCAAAGTGCTCCCTCCATTCTTTAATATGCAACAGGACAAGAAGTGTGCAGCTATTCAACACACGGACAGTGGTACCAGCGCTAATGCTGCTAACAAGAGGAAAGGCTTTACGTTTTGAAAACACGCTCCATTGTGTCTGCATGCAAGAGAAACACAAAGACACCTGTTTGCAATACGGTAGTTATAGCAGGTGAGAGGTGAAGCTGGCAATGGTGTCCATTGTGATATGTGAAGGTCAGTATCTCAAATGCTGACAGGATGCTTCATTAGGCACTTACCGCCACTATTTTGTAGAGAAAGGTGAAGACCAAGGCCGCGTTGGCATTGCTCTTAGTCATCGCTACCACTGTGTATCAGCAGTAAGGAAAGAATCAACCACACAATGCTGATGAGAATTCACAATATTAGAAGACTTACTGCAGGTAGCTGCTGTGCAGTATTTACATGTTGCAAATATAAagtagggttaggattggggttctACACATTAGTGTTAGGGTTTGTTTAGATAGGGGTTAGAGTTGGGGTTTGCctattagggttggggttagagttagggttatggttagggttagggttagggttagggttggggttgaggtttgCCTATTAGGGTTCcaggttagagttagggttaggtttagagttggggttagAGCTGGGGTTGGGTTTAGAGTTAGGTGAATTACAGATAGTCAactttattgtaaacatttttgcTCAGTCtgattaaaataacacaaaagcatttgattgtatgtgtgtgtgtatatatatatatatatatatttttttttaaagatgaacaGTAAGAAATGACCATGTAAGCGCCTGTGTGGGAGCCTCTCTGTAAAAGGATACAGTACAAGTTACTGTGTTTGATCCACAGGAAGTGCACTGCCCCATGGGCTACAAATGGAGACACATCAACTTCCTCCTCCTTCTGCATCAGAATGGGCATGAAGTGATCGATTTCATTCATGTCGATATCCCCCTTGTAATTCCGAGAGATCAGCAcctgggacagacagacagagggttcACTGCATGCCATTGACCAGCAATCACTTGGGATagccagacagacagagggtTCACTGCATGTCACTGACCAGCAATCACTTGGGATagccagacagacagagggtTCACTGCATGCCATTGACCAAGAACTCGGGATagccagacagacagagggtTCACTGCATGCCACTGACCAAGAACTCGGGATAGCCAGACAGACAAAGGGTTCACTGCATGCCATTGACCAAGAACTCGGGATagccagacagacagagggtTCAATGCATGCCACTGACCAGCAATCACTCGGGATagccagacagacagagggtTCACTGCATGCCACTGACCAGCAATCACTCGGGATagccagacagacagagggtTCACTGCATGCCACTGACCAGCAATCACTCGGGATagccagacagacagagggtTCAATGCATGCCACTGACCAGCAATCACTCGGGATagccagacagacagagggtTCACTGCATGCCACTGACCAGCAATCACTTGGGatagccagacagacagacacagacacatcatatctagggcttctagttttcagtttttgttttccatctctctcgctccctttaaaccttaattaatagttaagccttaactgaacacagattgtttaaattagcgatgcactactagaaactaacgcagtggaaattagtAAGCTCAATTTTgcgattagagccagaacgaaatgcaggttcaaacagaatcaggtgagatcagtGCACGTCGTTTGTGAACTCAAGATATGAGgctaaaaagaaacagcttcctttggtaattagtgtttgatttagaaagcgaatcggctcaaaatatgtttaaagggacatcacgtgatcaaaaataaaaccgaaaactagaagccctaatcaTACAGCAACAGTGCAAGGGTGTTTGCggtttagagcttttaacctcatctcatcccaccagcagggggcgcaatctgtaccagcagggtatcacacaacactgcccggtGCATACGCATGAGGTCCGGTAGGGTTACCTCTTCCTGACTGCTCAGGTTCATTACCTGGGCAGGCAGGTGACCTGATAAGCGGAACCTCCATTCACGCATAACACAATAAAGGCACTGTGAGGGCTACTGGGgctttagatatatatatagatacagccGTGCATTCATGCACTGTGCTCACAATGACAGCAGGCATTAGGATACTGTGGATTAGAAAACACCTTTAGGGCATTTCACATGAAAGCTGCTGAACACATCCTTTCTGCTGGAGAAATCCGCTTTGCATTCCACTTGGATGAGAGCTGCTTAATAACACTGGGGCCTGAATAAAAGCACAGTTCATGACAAAGCTATACTTTACAATGGCTAACAGCTATTTCAGTGACATTGTCCAAAAGAATCAGAACCTTCAATTCAGTCATTCAGAGCACCATGAATTCAAAGGCAGGCAGCAGAGTTATATAAAGCATAACACAAGAAAACATTCTAAACACAAATGTCTCCAAGCCAGGCGTCACACTGCATGGAGGCAGAGACGCTTTACTCTGACTAGGAGGctaaatcatttaaaatcataataccAAACTAGAACCCGAGGATCAAGGGAATTTAAGGAAGCTCTCTGGATCTGTATTTCTTCATGTCAATACTTtccattatattttttattagaacTGAATATCTTTGGTTCTGTGTGTAGGACTGCTTTTAATGTGTGTAAGTGTTGGAGCTTGATTAGTTACAGgggtacctgctggtaactaggCTACCTGCTTGTTACTAGGCTACCTGCTTGTAACTGGGCTACCTGCTTGTAACTGGGCTACCTGCTTGTAACTGGGCTACCTGCTTGTTACTAGGCTACCTGCATGTAACTGGGCAATCTGCATGTAACTAGGCTACCTGCTTGTAACTAGGCTACACTTCCTCCCATGAGAATCCTATCCAAGGAAACCCTATCCAGTATTCTGTTGTTGTTCCCCCAGTGCTGTCCTGCAGTGTCAGCAGAGTAGATGCTGTATCACTGAGAACAGTACCGACGCTAACAAGGGTAAAGAAATGCCTTATAAACCCACAGCTGCACTAACAAGGGTAAAGAAATGCCTTATAAACCCACAGCTGCACTACACCTCCAGCTGCACcgagcaaaacaatacaaacgtgctacataaaaaaagcaaaccCAACAAAAATCTACCTGCGTTTGCATGCCATTATTAAAGCAATGAGCAGTCCTTGAAGTGCTATTGGTTGCAGTAACAAGATGAACAGGAAACAGGTTAAGCccatttgaaaaatattgattttgtttactgttcattCAAATGTGGTTTTTGATTTACTGAAACACTGTGATCCCTACAATGGAAAAAAGGAAGTATCTTTCTGTGaccaaactgaaacaaacaaagaaatacagaagAACTAGTTTTACTTTAGCAatgcatgttaataataataataataataataataataataataataataaatgattaactCCAAGTGTACTTTTGACCGAAGTTGATGTCTACATACAACTCAAACAACCAGTTACAGGTGTTTGTCTGCCTTTAACCTTGGTGACGCTGTCGGCAAATtgatttattacagtacaatctAACAGATTTGCAAGCgcctcttttttcttttagtctATGAACACAAACGACTTGCAGACACGCAGACTCCGTGGACCGTTTTTATTATTCCAGATGCCACCTGTTGCCTTGCCCGCTTCTTGACTGACCCAGCCCGCAGTCCCCAGTCCCTATGGCGGTGCGGTATCAGGTATGAAAGCCCAAGACCAACGCTGCAAAGTTTCTGCACGCCTTACCTTCCCCTTGATATCCAGCACGAAAACGGCGGACGCCGACATTCTGCTTGCAAATCACAAAAACCCGCTGACCTCCAGACTTTTttctatttcatgttttttttttttctttttcagttttagtttcaaTGAAATGCAGACTCGTTCTTCCGGGTCTCCTAGCGTCACAAACTTGTCAGACAGCCCGTATTAGCATAAAGGAGGCACCGTGAGCTTCTGCTCCTTTCCACACCAAGCGATACCCGCGGGCTGGTTAGGCACgcattgtctctgtgtgtgtttaacGAGCTGCTgtagaaataaacacaaataataaaacagtgtaGGTCTTACGTGAAACAAGATACctaatcacaataataataataataataataataataataataataataataataataataataatacgttgtttacttttttaattgcGGGGTCCCGTACTAATGCGCAGtatctaaaataacattaaaataaacttggAATAACTTGGGGATGGGGAtgggtataatataataatgcaaCAAAATTGCGTGGTCACCTACGCTGTAGCTGCAGGTACAGGCACCAGCTGCAAATCGATTGGAGCAGAGTTATTGGAGTGACCGATAACAATAGGCGTGGTACAATGCGCTCACCTGTGGCTTCCAAATGGTCTAACAGACAAATTCCATTAGGACAGAGgcgtccaatcccggtcctggagagctattCCACAGGTCAATGTTACAATGAACTACATCgagtctggatggaggtttatttaattggttcaattaaaccatttggAACAGGGTTGGAACGAAGACCGGAAGAGGAGACAGAACAATCACACCCCGCTGCCATCACAGCAACAGTAGCAGTAGTATGTGATACAGTGATACACTGTGACACCACGCAGGGTTACcggtgtgtgtgtgatacactgGGTgatcaaataaaagaaatacacaatACTGGTGTAGTGCTACACTAACTGATTATTCACACGGAGCGCTCCACAGAAAGCAGGGGCTGACAGTCAGGGGAGGGTCGCTGGGCCGATCGGGCTGAATTAGCATTCAGAGTGACACGAGTGAACagacagctgcttgggtttgtgtggatcgctgct
Coding sequences within it:
- the LOC121326956 gene encoding AP-1 complex subunit mu-1-like; this encodes MSASAVFVLDIKGKVLISRNYKGDIDMNEIDHFMPILMQKEEEVDVSPFVAHGAVHFLWIKHSNLYLVAMTKSNANAALVFTFLYKIVAVFKEYFKELEEESIRDNFVTVYELMDEVMDFGFPQTTDSQILQEYITQRGHKLEVGAPRPPATITNAVSWRSEGIKYRKNEVFMDVIESVNLLVSASGSVLRSEIVGSVKMKVVLSGMPELRLGLNDKLLFQNTGRDKGKAVELEDVKFHQCVRLSRFENDRTISFIPPDGDCELMSYRLNTHVKPLIWIESVIEKFSHSRVEIMVKARGQFKQRSTANNVEITVPVPSDADSPKFKACTGSAKWVPEKNAVIWTIKSFPGGKEYLMRAHFGLPSVDSEELERKPPITVKFEIPYFTVSGIQVRYLKIIEKSGYHALPWVRYITQSGDYQLRTN